One Scophthalmus maximus strain ysfricsl-2021 chromosome 1, ASM2237912v1, whole genome shotgun sequence genomic region harbors:
- the mxra5a gene encoding immunoglobulin superfamily member 10 isoform X1, whose protein sequence is MALLLYYCNNIDISFVSVFVLITRRSCRECSSCRMKMDPAAACVLQTLLVLMTFRHVASVSCPRPCSCPQPTELHCTFRSLITVPAAVSKNVERMNLGFNSINTITDKSLAGLRKLELLMVHGNDIHTLPDGVFRDLVSLQMLKVSYNKLKELNRHTLQGLWSLARLHLDHNRLEFIHPDAFQGLTSLRLLQLEGNQLQQLHPATFTTFTLMSQFHVSTLKHLHLSDNRLTSLPSGLVATMPQLENLYLHGNPWTCDCNMRWLYDWDKSSSGVLKCKKDKALPGGELCPMCSSPRHLEKKELQAVENLVCSSPVITSPHRTSPPEDTESEVMTSDNFREPFGNMSLGLSDEHGNEVDLQCSVGKPREINKINWEQVNQFQLASNITLSVDLECPVDREKYERLWRLIAYYSNVPAHLQRRAMLSKEPHPTYVYRQDSEKDALYYTGVKVDVMAQPAWLMQATADLQLNRLQSSAKIVKLILSTDLSETVAVEQARRQKRTWVLIESTNTTHKVLSAILGSQSQMYCNVHSSGQAVIQWMLPEGSKAEAPYSSPDNRVSVSSDGRLVIKSVSHTDSGIYYCIAKVHGDLAVLSFYLTVQESSSPAPGEDSSITPTEVFAGKPVSLPCRASGSPDAEIDWILPSNSVVSFQAKSSRAFVYSNGTLHIPQTQLLDSGYYKCIAMNQHGVDTLSEKITVVRHKGLLRPLRKFPARPQSASGVNTQIKVLTDDTEEASGDIEVTREMSPAIRQDPLKRKIPGGVVPGRKGIHPSRNMWRRPPVLRKPTGSHVEDRKQIVESRRRINVSKSKISPEKWADILAKIRDRNAQNTETSPQHSNESRLTEQATQSEHIVEGSSDGVTVQEKESQDDLSTPHTPILHTQMTTNKHSTQSQGTHDTSDHDAAHNAHEMTSNSQRTQIIHTTTEPHTMQTTYNIRHTSHDTNLDQYKTSTSVLSLPQTTSVPLHAVTFWQANSNSVSSSTFSLRDNHSTDTDVNAVTTADRSKASERDENTDKPNVVASSNNPGELFSSGSQIIPSVKPNESGTSQEENGKYLSETTTISQLHTQPKDITHDDLQSQAMLTTAYLTTTPVPTTARSQPGAQLPPGLQRPNSRGRNGSRRKRPDRRKQKQIKPTQFTATTPANAPLATVRTTASTYLKIEPLEVTTAKFNTTVPFTSSQAASSGRLSHKESTVSRHDNKPTTKPSSLPTSPPKTKDHIQPIAEPLLKSPSVAPSFPTASPAVGHGKTATQTALSISENATPPEHFDVLTSDTQQTFTGSPLPPVRLLETQRATVTGGLGPVPFPDNSSVGFYTATAQTDVQDNQYTPTEMDSGERLVKEAASSAFMIEHEIKPTTGYTSSGFITTPSLLFEGDLETEQVTTRKPKLSERYYNSSSQHNTPSNETEVDHINETRNIILMDPSITTTTITTAPPATSPKPDPVIPSKEVSHVTLPKMSSTGSKVRLSLNGSTLEAPGIPGNHSQDQQINHTITTSEPKRISDYHRTTQTPDHKLTSPALKLTSGQTIKQKATPAPAITATQTNPFREQLLTSTQDVSRMHHLPGQGSISRGKPRITKSNFQTFTVKAETDAQLPCEAEGEPKPFLSWTNVASGASIAQNTRVQRFEVHPNGTLIIRNTQRMDGGQYLCTVQNQYGTDKMVVNLVVLTQHPRVLQPRNRDITVHLGGKVDLECKVEGHPMTKVVWVLPNHVHIAAAPMGLPLQQRVAVLRSGSLRISQASYTDSGIYKCMGSSAAGTDTVSVHLYVSALPPVIQQTQSENSTFPEGSNVYIHCTATGAPQPVIRWITPDGAQLTASQFFNGHNPKVFPNGTLFIQGLGPGNAGRYECSASNTVASSKRTVTLTTRKNPSSSKASIASSSPQRTDVIYGSKLLLNCVATGEPEPWIIWRTPSKKLVDSQYSFDPRIKVFLNGTITIHSMTDKDSGDYLCVARNKMGDDYVLLRVNVLTRPAKIEQKQQRSRQEVVYGGDLKVDCVASGLPNPEISWALPDGTMVNPVKQRDRVSGGRSRRYLVFDNGTLYFNDVGMPEEGDYTCYAENQLGKDEMKVRVKVKVATFPPQIQDKYKNIVKVFYGETITLRCNAKGEPMPVITWISPTNRAISPALDKYQVLDDGTLVVQKVQRFDGGNYTCMARNSAGQDHKVIRLEVLVTPPMINGLRETASAIKITAVQDQRKLVDCVAKGIPTPRIMWVLPENVILPAPYYSNRMTVHKNGTLEIRSIKRTDSGQLACIARNEGGEVRLVFNLDVKEIVERPQLIGPKTDSLSLTVGNAMALNCSFEGSTLPHVTWILPNGKPLLSGARFSKFFHRPDGSLIISNPSVGEAGMYRCLGQNSGGLVERKITLSPGRKPEISNRYNSPVSVMNGETLLLHCLTNGEPLRLTWTLPSGVVLNRPQRAGRYSVLPNGTLAIQKVSVYDRGSYICRAANEYGSALLSVSVTVIAYPPRITNGPPSVTYAKRGVAVQLNCVATGIPRVEVAWETPDKTRLAVSAQPRLFGNKYLHPQGSLIIQNPTQGDAGIYRCTARNAIGIDSKATYLNVF, encoded by the exons atggcattattattatattattgtaataACATTGATATcagttttgtcagtgtttttgtacTCATTACTCGCCGCAGCTGCCGTGAGTGCTCCTCTTGCCGGATGAAGATGGACCCGGCGGCCGCGTGCGTCCTCCAGACCCTGCTGGTGCTGATGACCTTCCGCCATGTCGCCTCCGTCTCTTGCCCCCGGCCCTGCTCCTGCCCCCAGCCCACGGAGCTCCACTGCACCTTCCGCTCCCTCATCACCGTCCCGGCCGCTGTATCTAAAAATGTGGAGCGCATGAACCTGGG GTTTAACAGCATTAATACGATCACAGACAAATCCCTGGCGGGTCTGAGGAAGCTGGAGCTTCTGATGGTCCATGGAAATGACATCCACACTCTACCTGATGGGGTGTTCAGGGACCTTGTGTCATTGCAG ATGCTGAAGGTTAGCTACAACAAGCTGAAGGAGCTCAACAGACACACCCTTCAGGGTCTGTGGTCTTTGGCCAGGTTACACCTGGACCACAATCGACTGGAGTTTATCCACCCAGATGCCTTCCAGGGCCTCACATCCCTGCGACTGCTGCAGCTGGAAGGCAACCAGCTTCAGCAGCTGCATCCAGCGACATTCACCACATTCACATTAATGAGCCAGTTCCACGTCTCCACCCTGAAGCACCTCCACCTGTCAGACAACAGACTCACGTCACTACCCTCAGGGCTGGTGGCGACCATGCCTCAGCTGGAAAACTTGTATCTCCATGGGAACCCGTGGACCTGTGACTGCAACATGAGGTGGCTCTATGACTGGGATAAATCCTCATCAG gtgttttgaaatgtaaaaaggacAAAGCCCTTCCTGGTGGCGAACTGTGTCCTATGTGTTCCTCTCCCAGGCACCTGGAGAAGAAAGAGCTCCAGGCTGTGGAGAACCTGGTATGCAGCAGCCCTGTCATCACTTCTCCTCACAGGACTTCCCCACCCGAGGACACCGAAAGTGAGGTCATGACCTCAGACAACTTCAGGGAACCATTTGGAAACATGTCACTAGGCTTGTCTGATGAACATGGAAACGAGGTCGATCTGCAGTGTAGTGTTGGTAAACCAAGAGAGATTAACAAGATCAACTGGGAGCAGGTCAACCAGTTCCAGCTGGCCTCCAACATCACTTTATCAGTGGATCTTGAATGTCCTGTTGATAGAGAAAAGTATGAGCGACTGTGGAGGCTAATCGCTTACTACAGCAATGTGCCAGCCCACTTACAAAGGCGGGCTATGCTCAGCAAAGAGCCGCATCCAACCTATGTGTATAGACAGGACTCTGAGAAGGATGCTCTTTACTACACAGGTGTTAAAGTTGACGTCATGGCCCAGCCTGCATGGCTGATGCAGGCAACTGCAGACCTTCAGCTGAACAGACTTCAATCATCAGCCAAGATAGTAAAATTGATCCTCAGCACGGACCTGTCAGAGACGGTGGCGGTAGAGCAGGCGCGGAGACAGAAAAGGACATGGGTCTTGATCgagtcaacaaacacaacccaTAAAGTGTTGAGTGCCATCCTGGGAAGCCAAAGTCAAATGTACTGTAACGTGCACAGTTCTGGTCAAGCAGTTATTCAGTGGATGCTACCTGAAGGCTCCAAAGCGGAGGCACCGTACAGCAGTCCAGACAACAGGGTTTCTGTGTCCAGTGATGGAAGGCTGGTCATTAAATCTGTCAGCCACACAGACTCAGGAATTTACTACTGCATTGCCAAGGTTCACGGAGACCTGGCTGTTTTGTCATTCTATCTGACGGTGCAGGAATCCTCCAGCCCCGCCCCAGGAGAGGATTCCTCAATTACACCCACGGAGGTATTTGCAGGGAAACCCGTTTCCTTGCCTTGCAGGGCATCTGGCTCTCCCGATGCTGAAATTGACTGGATTCTACCAAGCAACAGCGTTGTTAGTTTTCAAGCCAAATCCTCCAGAGCTTTCGTCTATTCCAACGGCACTCTACACATCCCACAGACTCAATTATTAGATAGTGGCTATTATAAATGTATTGCCATGAATCAACACGGCGTTGATACACTCTCTGAAAAAATCACAGTTGTGAGGCACAAAGGGCTCCTTAGACCTTTGAGGAAGTTTCCAGCGAGACCTCAGTCAGCCTCAGGGGTTAACACTCAGATTAAAGTCCTGACAGATGATACAGAGGAGGCATCAGGGGACATCGAGGTTACTCGAGAAATGTCTCCAGCGATCCGGCAGGAtcctttgaaaagaaaaatcccaggAGGTGTGGTCCCAGGGAGGAAGGGCATTCATCCATCAAGGAATATGTGGCGGAGGCCACCAGTGCTTCGAAAACCAACAGGATCACACGTtgaagacaggaaacaaatagttgagagcaggaggaggattaATGTGTCAAAGAGTAAAATTAGCCCAGAGAAATGGGCCGATATTTTGGCTAAGATTAGAGATAGAAATGCTCAGAATACAGAAACATCACCTCAGCACTCAAATGAGAGTAGACTGACCGAGCAGGCAACACAGTCAGAGCATATTGTTGAAGGGTCATCAGATGGCGTGACtgtgcaggagaaagagagcCAAGATGACCTCTCAACACCACACACTCCAATTCTACATACACAAATGACAACTAataaacacagcacacaaagtCAAGGCACCCATGACACATCTGACCACGACGCCGCACATAATGCACATGAAATGACATCAAACAGTCAGCGCACACAAATCATACATACAACAACAGAGCCACACACTATGCAGACTACCTACAACATAAGGCACACAAGTCATGATACAAACTTGGATCAATACAAAACTTCAACCAGTGTACTTTCCCTCCCACAGACCACATCTGTTCCTTTACATGCTGTCACTTTCTGGCAGGCGAACTCAAACAGTGTAAGCAGCAGTACATTTTCTCTACGAGACAACCATAGCACAGATACAGATGTTAATGCTGTCACAACAGCTGATCGGTCCAAGGCATCTGAGAGGGATGAGAATACAGATAAACCGAATGTCGTTGCCAGCTCTAATAATCCCGGAGAGCTTTTTTCAAGTGGAAGTCAAATTATCCCTTCAGTCAAACCAAATGAATCAGGGACAAGCcaagaagaaaatggaaaatatctCAGTGAGACTACAACAATATCACAGCTGCATACTCAGCCAAAGGACATTACACATGATGACTTGCAGTCTCAAGCAATGCTCACAACAGCATATCTAACAACTACCCCTGTGCCCACCACAGCAAGGAGTCAACCCGGAGCACAATTGCCCCCGGGCCTCCAACGGCCTAACTCCAGGGGAAGGAATGGGAGTCGGAGGAAAAGACCAgacagaaggaaacaaaagcagattaAACCCACCCAGTTTACTGCCACCACCCCTGCAAATGCTCCCCTAGCAACAGTCAGGACCACTGCTTCCACATATCTAAAAATAGAACCATTAGAAGTTACAACAGCCAAATTCAATACCACTGTTCCATTCACCAGCAGCCAAGCCGCGTCATCAGGCAGACTGAGTCATAAAGAAAGCACAGTCTCCAGGCATGACAACAAGCCAACCACAAAACCCTCTTCGCTTCCAACTTCTCCCCCCAAAACTAAGGACCACATTCAACCCATTGCCGAACCACTACTCAAAAGCCCATCAGTGGCACCATCATTTCCAACAGCCTCTCCAGCAGTGGGTCACGGAAAGACGGCTACTCAAACAGCCTTGAGTATCTCAGAGAATGCAACTCCCCCAGAGCATTTTGATGTGCTCACGTCAGACACTCAGCAGACATTTACAGGCAGCCCTCTTCCACCTGTTAGACTTTTAGAGACACAAAGGGCAACTGTTACAGGAGGCCTTGGACCTGTGCCCTTTCCTGACAATTCCTCTGTGGGTTTTTACACTGCAACAGCGCAAACAGATGTCCAAGACAATCAATACACACCCACTGAAATGGACAGTGGAGAGAGGCTTGTGAAAGAAGCTGCCTCATCTGCTTTCATGATTGAGCATGAAATCAAGCCAACAACTGGATACACTTCGAGTGGCTTTATTACAACACCAAGTTTGCTTTTTGAGGGCGATTTGGAGACAGAACAGGTTACCACAAGGAAACCCAAACTGTCTGAAAGATATTATAATAGTTCCAGTCAACATAACACCCCGAGCAATGAGACAGAGGTAGATCATATTAACGAAACCAGAAACATAATTTTAATGGACCCTTCTATCACAACTACCACAATAACAACAGCTCCCCCTGCTACCTCACCAAAACCTGATCCTGTGATCCCATCCAAAGAGGTGTCACATGTCACACTACCCAAAATGTCTTCAACAGGATCAAAAGTGAGACTTTCACTGAATGGCTCTACCCTGGAGGCTCCTGGGATCCCAGGCAACCACAGTCAAGACCAACAAATCAATCATACCATCACCACATCAGAGCCTAAAAGAATATCAGACTATCATCGTACAACCCAGACACCTGACCACAAACTGACATCCCCAGCCTTAAAACTGACCAGTGGGCAGACAATTAAGCAGAAGGCCACTCCTGCCCCAGCAATCACTGCAACCCAAACTAATCCATTCAGAGAGCAACTGCTAACAAGTACTCAGGATGTATCCAGAATGCACCATCTACCTGGACAAGGATCTATTTCAAGAGGGAAGCCAAGGATAACTAAGAGCAATTTCCAAACGTTCACTGTGAAAGCTGAAACAGATGCTCAGCTTCCTTGTGAGGCTGAGGGCGAGCCAAAGCCCTTCCTGTCATGGACTAATGTTGCCAGTG GGGCAAGCATTGCCCAGAACACCAGGGTTCAAAGGTTTGAGGTCCATCCAAATGGTACATTAATCATCAGGAACACACAGCGCATGGACGGGGGCCAGTACCTGTGCACGGTCCAGAATCAGTATGGTACAGACAAAATGGTGGTCAACCTTGTGGTCCTGACTCAGCATCCCCGGGTGCTCCAGCCTCGAAACAGAGACATCACAGTACATCTTGGtggaaaagtggatttggaGTGTAAAGTGGAGGGACACCCTATGACTAAAGTGGTATGGGTGCTCCCCAACCATGTTCACATTGCTGCTGCCCCAATGGGTCTGCCCCTGCAGCAGCGTGTGGCTGTCTTAAGGAGCGGAAGTCTCCGGATCAGCCAGGCTAGTTACACAGACAGTGGGATTTATAAGTGCATGGGCAGCAGCGCAGCTGGAACTGACACTGTCTCAGTCCACCTTTATGTTTCAGCATTACCACCTGTGattcaacagacacaaagtgaaaactCCACCTTCCCAGAGGGCAGCAATGTCTACATCCACTGCACCGCCACAGGTGCCCCTCAACCTGTCATCCGCTGGATCACACCTGATGGTGCACAGCTCACCGCTTCCCAGTTCTTTAATGGACACAACCCTAAGGTCTTCCCTAATGGGACCCTCTTCATACAGGGACTGGGCCCAGGAAATGCTGGGAGATACGAGTGCTCAGCCAGTAACACAGTGGCATCAAGCAAGAGAACCGTGACCTTGACCACAAGGAAGAATCCGTCCTCTTCCAAGGCCAGTATCGCTTCATCATCCCCCCAGAGAACAGACGTGATCTATGGTAGTAAGCTGCTGCTTAATTGCGTGGCAACAGGAGAGCCAGAGCCATGGATCATCTGGAGGACACCCTCTAAGAAGCTGGTGGATTCTCAGTACag TTTTGACCCCAGGATCAAAGTCTTTCTCAACGGCACTATAACAATTCATTCTATGACTGACAAGGACAGTGGTGACTATCTGTGTGTGGCGCGTAACAAGATGGGGGATGACTATGTCCTGCTGAGGGTCAATGTGCTGACAAGGCCAGCCAAAAttgagcagaagcagcagcgaTCCAGACAGGAGGTGGTGTACGGTGGCGACTTGAAGGTAGACTGTGTGGCCTCTGGGCTTCCCAACCCTGAGATTAGCTGGGCACTGCCGGATGGCACCATGGTCAACCCAGTCAAACAGAGAGACCGTGTCAGTGGAGGACGCAGTCGCAG gtACCTGGTGTTTGACAATGGGACCCTGTATTTCAATGATGTCGGCATGCCAGAAGAAGGTGACTACACCTGTTATGCCGAGAACCAACTTGGCAAAGATGAGATGAAGGTCAGAGTGAAGGTTAAAGTTGCAACTTTCCCACCACAAATCcaagacaaatataaaaatattgtcAAGGTTTTCTATGGGGAGACTATTACACTTAGATGTAATGCCAAAGGGGAACCAATGCCAGTCATCACATGGATATCGCCTACAAATAGAGCAATCTCCCCTGCATTAGACAAATATCAGGTCCTGGATGATGGAACATTGGTGGTTCAAAAGGTCCAACGTTTTGATGGGGGTAACTACACCTGCATGGCCAGGAACAGTGCAGGACAAGACCATAAAGTCATCAGACTGGAGGTCCTAGTAACACCTCCAATGATCAATGGCCTAAGAGAAACTGCCAGTGCTATCAAGATAACTGCAGTCCAGGATCAGCGGAAACTGGTGGACTGTGTGGCAAAGGGAATACCAACCCCTCGCATCATGTGGGTCCTCCCAGAAAATGTGATCCTCCCTGCACCATACTACAGCAACAGAATGACAGTTCACAAGAATGGTACCTTAGAAATCCGGTCAATCAAGAGGACAGACTCAGGGCAACTGGCCTGTATTGCTCGGAATGAAGGAGGGGAGGTCAGGCTGGTCTTTAATTTGGATGTGAAAGAGATTGTTGAGAGGCCTCAACTTATAGGTCCCAAAACAGATAGCCTGTCACTGACTGTGGGGAATGCCATGGCTTTGAATTGCTCCTTTGAGGGCTCAACACTACCTCACGTCACTTGGATCTTACCGAATGGCAAGCCTTTACTTAGCGGTGCCAGATTCTCTAAGTTTTTCCATCGGCCCGATGGCTCCTTGATCATCAGTAATCCGTCTGTTGGTGAAGCTGGTATGTACCGCTGTCTGGGGCAAAATTCTGGTGGGCTTGTGGAACGTAAAATCACATTATCCCCGGGAAGAAAGCCAGAGATCTCCAACAGATACAACTCTCCTGTTAGCGTCATGAATGGGGAAACACTATTGCTCCATTGTCTAACCAATGGCGAACCTCTCAGATTAACATGGACACTACCCAGTGGGGTTGTCCTCAATAGGCCGCAGAGAGCTGGACGATACTCTGTACTGCCTAATGGGACGCTTGCAATCCAAAAAGTATCAGTCTATGATCGGGGGTCCTACATATGCCGAGCTGCAAATGAGTACGGTAGCGCTCTGCTTTCTGTGTCAGTAACTGTGATTGCATACCCACCTCGAATTACCAATGGCCCTCCCTCTGTGACCTACGCTAAACGTGGAGTTGCTGTGCAGCTGAACTGTGTAGCAACTGGGATTCCTAGAGTGGAGGTGGCATGGGAGACACCTGATAAAACCCGCTTGGCAGTCAGTGCGCAGCCACGCCTTTTTGGAAACAAGTATCTCCATCCACAAGGTTCTCTCATCATCCAGAACCCAACACAAGGAGACGCTGGCATCTACCGGTGCACAGCCAGGAACGCCATTGGCATAGACTCTAAAGCTACATATCTCAATGTGTTCTGA